From Achromobacter spanius, a single genomic window includes:
- a CDS encoding tripartite tricarboxylate transporter substrate binding protein, whose translation MRHIPTPDRDRRRFLAGAACLGAMAGAGAAGLLAPGLARAADYPQRPITFICPWPVGGTADQSMRALCQVASGVLGQSIVVENRAGASGMIGTKSLSQAQPDGYTIGQIPISVARFSQLGLLQLDPRSELTYLARTSGQTFGIAVLASSPFKTLQEVVAYAKANPGKLTYGHAGIGGATHVGMEEFAMTAGVRFNAIAYKGGAAALQDVLGGQIDLLADSSSWAPHVEAGKLRLLATWGESRASRFKDAPTLKELGYDVVVEAPNGIGAPKGLDPAVERKLREAFRTAVKSDAFKQVADRIDAPVMYLDGPDYQAYVASVYTQETALIARLKLKEMLQKG comes from the coding sequence ATGAGGCACATCCCCACCCCTGACCGGGACAGGCGCAGGTTTCTGGCGGGCGCCGCCTGTCTGGGCGCAATGGCCGGCGCCGGCGCGGCCGGCCTGCTGGCCCCCGGCCTGGCCCGCGCCGCGGACTACCCGCAGCGCCCCATCACCTTCATCTGCCCCTGGCCCGTCGGCGGCACGGCAGACCAGTCCATGCGCGCGCTCTGCCAGGTGGCGTCGGGCGTGCTGGGCCAATCCATCGTGGTGGAAAACCGCGCGGGCGCCTCGGGCATGATCGGCACGAAGTCGCTGTCGCAGGCACAGCCCGATGGCTATACCATCGGCCAGATCCCCATCTCGGTGGCGCGCTTCTCGCAACTGGGCCTGTTGCAGTTGGATCCGCGCAGCGAGTTGACCTATTTGGCGCGTACGTCGGGACAGACCTTCGGCATCGCAGTGCTTGCCAGTTCGCCGTTCAAGACGTTGCAGGAGGTCGTGGCTTATGCAAAGGCCAATCCCGGCAAGCTGACATACGGCCACGCCGGCATTGGCGGGGCAACGCACGTGGGCATGGAAGAGTTCGCCATGACGGCCGGCGTGCGTTTCAATGCGATCGCCTACAAGGGCGGCGCGGCCGCCCTGCAGGACGTGCTGGGCGGGCAGATCGACCTGCTGGCGGATTCAAGCTCCTGGGCGCCGCACGTCGAGGCGGGCAAGCTGCGGCTCCTGGCGACCTGGGGCGAGTCGCGGGCCTCGCGGTTCAAGGATGCGCCCACCCTGAAGGAACTGGGCTACGACGTCGTGGTCGAGGCGCCCAACGGCATTGGTGCACCCAAGGGACTGGATCCCGCCGTCGAACGCAAGCTGCGCGAGGCCTTTCGCACCGCGGTCAAGAGCGACGCATTCAAGCAGGTGGCCGACCGTATCGATGCGCCGGTCATGTACCTGGACGGCCCGGACTACCAGGCGTATGTGGCGTCGGTCTATACGCAGGAGACTGCGCTGATCGCGCGCCTGAAACTGAAAGAAATGCTGCAGAAAGGCTGA
- a CDS encoding UxaA family hydrolase — MTSNPLIRLHANDNVLVAREALALGMHIPALGLRVRAQVPGGHKIAACRMPKGTPVRKYDAIIGVAARDIEAGEHVHAHNLALADFERDPGFCRDVRPVDMVPEAERATFQGYARADGRVGTRNFIGILASVNCSATVIHHIAQHYTPERLAAFPNVDGVVAFAQTSGCGMSSPSEHFDVLRRTLAGYARHPNLAGVLIVGLGCERNQVSALIESQDLAGDARVRTLVMQDTGGTRATIAAGIRAIDEMLPLADVARRSSVPASHLKIGLECGGSDGYSAITANPALGAAMDILVRHGGTAILSETPEIHGVEYLLTRRAVTPEVGRKLLDRLAWWERYTAGHNAQFNGVVGHGNQQGGLANIFEKSLGSAMKGGTTPLQAVYEYAEPIDRAGLVFMDSPGYDPVAVTGQIASGANLICFTTGRGSMFGSKPAPTLKLASNSSMYARLEEDMDINCGAVLDGEVDIAQMGQRIFDHILRAASGAPTKSEALGLGNHEFVPWHLGIVS; from the coding sequence GTGACTTCCAACCCCTTGATCCGGCTGCACGCCAACGACAATGTGCTGGTTGCCCGGGAAGCCCTGGCCCTCGGCATGCACATCCCGGCGCTGGGCCTGCGGGTGCGCGCGCAGGTGCCGGGCGGCCACAAGATTGCCGCCTGCCGCATGCCGAAGGGCACGCCGGTGCGCAAGTATGACGCCATCATCGGCGTGGCCGCGCGCGACATCGAAGCCGGCGAGCATGTGCACGCGCACAATCTTGCGCTCGCCGACTTTGAGCGCGATCCCGGCTTCTGCCGCGACGTGCGGCCGGTCGACATGGTGCCCGAGGCCGAACGCGCGACGTTCCAGGGCTACGCACGGGCCGATGGCCGGGTGGGCACGCGCAATTTCATTGGCATCCTCGCGTCGGTGAACTGTTCCGCGACGGTCATCCACCACATCGCGCAGCACTACACGCCCGAACGCCTTGCCGCGTTCCCCAATGTGGACGGCGTGGTGGCGTTTGCGCAGACGAGCGGATGCGGCATGTCGTCGCCCAGCGAGCATTTCGATGTCTTGCGGCGCACGCTGGCCGGCTATGCGCGGCACCCGAATCTGGCCGGCGTGTTGATCGTGGGACTCGGCTGCGAACGCAATCAGGTTTCGGCGCTGATCGAATCGCAGGATCTGGCCGGGGACGCGCGCGTACGCACCCTCGTGATGCAGGACACGGGCGGCACCCGCGCCACGATTGCGGCCGGCATCCGGGCCATCGACGAGATGCTGCCGCTGGCCGACGTCGCGCGCCGCAGCAGCGTGCCGGCAAGCCACCTGAAGATCGGGCTGGAATGCGGCGGATCGGACGGCTATTCCGCGATTACGGCCAATCCCGCGCTGGGCGCGGCCATGGACATCCTGGTGCGTCACGGGGGCACGGCTATCCTTTCCGAGACCCCGGAGATCCACGGGGTGGAATACCTGCTGACGCGCCGCGCCGTCACGCCGGAAGTGGGCCGGAAACTGCTGGACCGGCTGGCCTGGTGGGAAAGGTACACGGCCGGGCATAACGCGCAATTCAATGGCGTCGTGGGCCACGGCAACCAGCAAGGCGGCCTGGCCAACATCTTCGAGAAATCACTGGGGTCCGCCATGAAAGGCGGCACGACGCCGTTGCAAGCCGTGTACGAATATGCCGAGCCCATCGATCGCGCGGGGCTGGTCTTCATGGATTCGCCCGGCTACGACCCCGTCGCGGTCACCGGCCAGATCGCCAGTGGCGCCAACCTGATCTGCTTCACGACGGGCCGTGGCTCGATGTTCGGCTCCAAGCCCGCGCCCACACTCAAGCTCGCCAGCAACAGCAGCATGTATGCGCGCCTTGAAGAGGACATGGACATCAATTGCGGCGCGGTGCTCGATGGCGAGGTGGACATCGCGCAGATGGGACAACGCATCTTCGACCACATTCTGCGCGCGGCCTCGGGCGCGCCAACCAAGAGCGAAGCGCTGGGGCTGGGCAACCACGAGTTCGTGCCCTGGCATCTGGGCATCGTCAGTTGA
- a CDS encoding aldolase/citrate lyase family protein, whose amino-acid sequence MPAHNPFKTALAERQAQVGLWLSMADPYLAEVSATAGFDWLLIDGEHAPNDLRGTLAALQSVAPYRAQPVVRVVAGDTALIKQMLDIGAKNLLVPMVDTAEQARALVAATRYPPLGMRGVGSAVGRASRWSARDDYLDVADDEICLLVQAETVQALSNLEAICEVPGVDGVFIGPADLAASMGHRGRPGHPDVQAAIERAMRIIIERGKSAGTLTSDPALARRYLDLGCTFVAVGVDVLLYANSARRLAASFISPGERPAPPAPSAAY is encoded by the coding sequence ATGCCCGCACACAACCCCTTCAAGACGGCCCTTGCCGAGCGGCAAGCCCAGGTCGGTCTGTGGCTCTCGATGGCCGATCCCTATCTGGCCGAGGTTTCCGCCACGGCAGGCTTTGATTGGCTGCTGATCGACGGCGAGCACGCACCGAACGACCTGCGCGGCACCCTGGCCGCCCTGCAGAGCGTCGCGCCCTACCGCGCCCAGCCCGTGGTGCGCGTGGTGGCCGGCGACACGGCGCTCATCAAGCAGATGCTGGACATCGGCGCCAAGAACCTGCTGGTGCCGATGGTGGACACCGCCGAGCAGGCCCGCGCCCTGGTGGCCGCCACCCGCTATCCGCCGCTTGGCATGCGCGGCGTCGGCAGCGCAGTGGGGCGCGCGTCGCGCTGGAGCGCCCGCGACGACTACCTGGATGTCGCCGACGACGAGATCTGCCTGCTGGTGCAGGCGGAAACGGTGCAGGCGTTGTCGAACCTGGAGGCCATCTGCGAGGTGCCGGGCGTGGACGGCGTGTTCATCGGACCCGCCGATCTGGCCGCGTCCATGGGGCACCGGGGCCGCCCCGGTCATCCGGACGTGCAAGCCGCGATCGAGCGCGCCATGCGGATCATCATCGAGCGCGGCAAGTCCGCGGGCACGCTGACATCGGACCCCGCGCTCGCACGCCGCTATCTGGATCTGGGATGCACCTTCGTGGCGGTCGGCGTCGATGTCCTGCTTTACGCCAATAGCGCCCGCCGGCTGGCGGCAAGCTTCATTTCCCCGGGCGAGCGCCCCGCGCCACCCGCTCCATCCGCCGCCTATTGA
- a CDS encoding ProQ/FinO family protein: protein MGLEQLAAIRELLIKQSPDKAGSKNESRPQGTDKPRRPQGAGKGPRPQGGDKAKRAQGGDKGQRAPRPEKRETPVDPVVVAISRLQRHFPKAFPKNPAPKVPLKLGVLADLVQHAEQLQLDEAQIKEAVKTWCDGRRYWASMVEDAPRVDLNGEPAGAVTANEARHAKRMASRNASRNAARARAEKKAQTAAEQTPAPAADAAPDTQPADATSAEVNAVAVKAAEVNATDVNAADAKAADATTPTDVTPEDIKPQAAE from the coding sequence ATGGGACTAGAACAATTAGCCGCGATCCGGGAATTGCTGATCAAGCAGTCGCCTGACAAGGCAGGCTCCAAGAACGAATCGCGACCGCAAGGCACGGACAAGCCGCGCCGCCCGCAAGGCGCCGGCAAGGGTCCGCGTCCGCAAGGCGGCGACAAGGCAAAGCGCGCGCAAGGCGGCGACAAGGGCCAGCGTGCGCCGCGTCCCGAAAAGCGCGAGACGCCGGTCGATCCCGTGGTCGTCGCCATTTCGCGCCTGCAACGTCACTTTCCCAAGGCGTTCCCCAAGAACCCTGCCCCCAAGGTGCCCCTCAAGCTGGGCGTGCTGGCGGACCTGGTGCAGCACGCCGAGCAATTGCAGCTCGACGAGGCGCAGATCAAGGAAGCCGTCAAGACGTGGTGCGACGGCCGCCGCTACTGGGCCAGCATGGTCGAGGACGCGCCGCGCGTGGACTTGAACGGCGAACCCGCCGGCGCCGTGACCGCCAACGAAGCGCGCCACGCCAAGCGCATGGCCTCGCGCAATGCGTCCCGCAATGCCGCACGCGCACGGGCCGAGAAAAAGGCGCAGACGGCTGCTGAGCAGACGCCGGCGCCGGCTGCTGACGCCGCACCGGACACGCAACCTGCCGACGCGACGTCCGCAGAGGTGAACGCGGTGGCCGTGAAAGCCGCAGAGGTAAACGCTACGGATGTAAACGCCGCCGACGCGAAAGCCGCAGATGCGACGACGCCCACTGACGTCACGCCCGAAGACATCAAGCCCCAAGCGGCCGAATAA
- a CDS encoding DUF4202 domain-containing protein — protein MNDRLQQTLRRFDDYNAADPNTFTWEGESCPQELFLAQKLHDWVMKLAPDASEPLILASRCQHIGRWEITRASYPEGRIGYLTWRKALARHHAGIAQELMKETGYPQEDCERVAAILMKQGIKQDPDVQVMENALCLVFLQYQYEAFYPAHEDKIVEILRKSLLKMDGAGHQQAMTLSYSDKGMGYIKQALAALESAD, from the coding sequence ATGAATGATCGCCTGCAGCAGACCCTGCGCCGTTTCGACGACTACAACGCCGCCGACCCCAACACGTTTACCTGGGAAGGCGAATCCTGTCCGCAGGAGCTGTTTCTGGCGCAGAAGCTGCACGATTGGGTCATGAAGCTGGCGCCTGATGCGTCCGAGCCGCTGATCCTGGCGTCCCGATGCCAGCACATTGGCCGCTGGGAGATTACGCGTGCCAGCTATCCCGAAGGCCGTATCGGGTATCTCACGTGGCGCAAGGCGCTGGCACGGCATCACGCGGGCATCGCGCAGGAACTCATGAAGGAAACGGGCTACCCGCAAGAAGATTGCGAGCGCGTGGCGGCGATCTTGATGAAGCAGGGGATCAAGCAGGATCCGGATGTGCAGGTCATGGAAAACGCGCTGTGCCTGGTGTTTCTGCAGTACCAGTACGAGGCCTTCTACCCGGCCCACGAAGACAAGATCGTCGAGATCCTGCGCAAGTCCTTGCTGAAGATGGACGGCGCGGGTCATCAGCAGGCCATGACGCTGTCCTATTCGGACAAAGGCATGGGGTACATCAAGCAGGCGCTGGCGGCGCTGGAGTCGGCGGACTAA
- a CDS encoding Bug family tripartite tricarboxylate transporter substrate binding protein, translated as MRHARLLTVTLAATLWAAGSAAQAQDEPYPAKPVTILVGFPPGTATDTVARMLGERLAQRMGQQFIVENKPGAGGSIAAGLGARAKPDGYTLMIGASAPQAINPHVYPNLNYDARKDFAPIGLITWLPYLFVVSADNPARNLTDFLTAVKAKPGQYTYGTTGVGTTSHLVTSVLLSKAGATMVHVPYKGSSQAQTDIVGGRTYATFDTMVSSLAMVKAGRLKALAVSTPERVPTLPDVPTVAEQGFPGFDMGAWLGLIAPAGIPPAIQEKLAREMNDVLADAAVRDKLADLGAQVRTTESPARFGAMMKSEYESWGNVVREFNVKGTD; from the coding sequence ATGCGACACGCAAGATTACTGACCGTCACGCTGGCTGCCACGCTGTGGGCCGCGGGCAGCGCCGCGCAGGCCCAGGACGAGCCCTATCCCGCCAAGCCGGTGACCATTCTGGTGGGCTTTCCGCCGGGCACGGCGACCGACACGGTGGCGCGGATGCTGGGCGAAAGGTTGGCGCAGCGCATGGGGCAGCAGTTCATCGTGGAGAACAAGCCGGGTGCGGGCGGCTCCATCGCGGCGGGGCTGGGCGCGCGCGCCAAGCCCGACGGTTACACGCTGATGATCGGCGCGTCCGCGCCGCAGGCCATCAATCCGCACGTGTATCCCAACCTGAACTACGACGCGCGCAAGGACTTTGCGCCGATCGGGTTGATCACCTGGCTGCCGTATCTGTTCGTGGTCAGCGCCGACAACCCGGCGCGCAATCTGACCGACTTCCTGACCGCCGTGAAGGCCAAGCCGGGGCAATACACCTACGGCACCACCGGCGTCGGCACGACCAGCCACCTGGTGACGTCCGTGCTGCTGTCCAAGGCGGGCGCGACGATGGTCCATGTGCCGTACAAGGGCAGCAGCCAGGCGCAGACCGACATCGTGGGCGGTCGCACCTACGCGACGTTTGACACAATGGTGTCGTCGCTGGCCATGGTGAAGGCGGGCCGCCTGAAGGCGCTGGCCGTCAGCACGCCGGAGCGCGTGCCCACGCTGCCCGACGTGCCCACCGTCGCGGAGCAAGGCTTTCCGGGCTTTGACATGGGCGCATGGCTGGGCCTGATTGCGCCGGCTGGCATACCGCCCGCCATCCAGGAAAAGCTGGCCCGGGAAATGAACGACGTGCTGGCCGATGCCGCCGTGCGCGACAAGCTCGCGGACCTGGGCGCGCAGGTGCGCACCACCGAATCGCCGGCGCGGTTCGGCGCGATGATGAAATCCGAGTACGAATCGTGGGGCAATGTGGTCCGCGAATTCAACGTGAAAGGCACGGACTGA
- a CDS encoding class II aldolase/adducin family protein: MNTKAEMSSQEWDTRVQLAACYRLVAHFGMSDLIYNHITARIPDTDDHLLINPYGMMYDEITASSLVKIDLAGNILDQPSGYGINAAGYVIHSAVHGARHDVACVIHTHTRAGMAVSALQCGLLPLTQTAMRFAKIPYHDYESVAIDLDERERLVADLGSSDAMILRNHGLLAAGPSIAQAFNTLYWLEMACKAQVDALSSGRELCLPPPEVIEKTWLLYQPGTRRPFGELEWPAMLRLMDRKDPGYKN, translated from the coding sequence ATGAACACAAAAGCGGAAATGAGCAGCCAGGAATGGGACACGCGCGTCCAGTTGGCCGCGTGCTACCGGCTGGTGGCGCACTTTGGCATGAGCGACCTGATCTACAACCACATCACCGCCCGCATCCCGGACACCGACGATCACCTGCTTATCAACCCCTACGGCATGATGTATGACGAGATCACCGCGTCCAGCCTGGTCAAGATCGATCTGGCCGGCAACATCCTCGATCAGCCGTCCGGCTACGGCATCAACGCGGCGGGCTACGTGATCCACAGTGCGGTGCACGGGGCGCGGCACGACGTGGCGTGCGTCATCCATACGCACACCCGGGCGGGCATGGCCGTGTCCGCGCTGCAATGCGGTCTGCTGCCGCTCACGCAGACCGCGATGCGGTTTGCGAAGATTCCGTATCACGACTACGAAAGCGTCGCCATTGATCTGGACGAGCGCGAGCGCCTGGTCGCGGACCTGGGATCGTCCGATGCGATGATCCTGCGCAATCATGGGCTGCTGGCGGCAGGCCCGTCCATTGCTCAGGCGTTCAACACGCTCTATTGGCTTGAGATGGCCTGCAAGGCGCAGGTCGACGCCCTGAGCTCGGGGCGTGAACTCTGCCTGCCGCCGCCCGAGGTCATCGAGAAGACGTGGCTGCTGTACCAACCCGGCACTCGCCGGCCGTTCGGCGAACTGGAATGGCCCGCCATGCTGCGCCTGATGGACCGCAAGGACCCCGGCTATAAGAATTAA
- a CDS encoding thiamine pyrophosphate-binding protein: MSASATPNTSAHALIQVLAANAIDRVFVVPGESYLGVLDALHDFPGIDVVTCRHEGGAAFMACADARLTGRPGVVMVSRGPGAANAAIGVHAAQQDAVPMIVLIGQVPKKDVRKEAFQEIDYQKMFGSMAKWVVEVTTPEELAVAAFKAVRVAMAGTPGPVVMVVPEDVQQALVDQHDWMATPESPTQPAPDGLAHVHTLLSRAHKPLIIAGGEFNRPGGREALMRLAERHTIPVAVSFRQHDLFPNTHPLYAGDLDLSTPAAQVAALDASDLILALGTRLGDITTQGYTFPAHPRPRQTLVHCYPDPHIVNQHFAADVGWVADPTVTAAALADLPPTGEGLARDDWAATLRAIRERMAAWPNAAGRAADDRIPFSVVVQALAAQAPADVAICLDAGTFAAPVYRHFPFVYPQRLLASQSGAMGYGTPAAIAAQLRDPTCRVVCMAGDGGFTMTGNEMAAAAERGLPILFIVANNNCYGSIRLHQARTYPGRYVGTDLASPDFTMMARAFGIQSEYVTRTDQVHDAIARGLAADAPYLLEVRSSLGAILPAGVSHAAGVDLAPRGEP; encoded by the coding sequence ATGTCCGCATCCGCAACACCGAACACCTCCGCCCACGCGTTGATCCAGGTGTTGGCCGCCAACGCCATCGACCGCGTGTTTGTCGTGCCCGGCGAAAGCTATCTGGGCGTTCTGGACGCGCTGCATGATTTTCCCGGCATCGACGTGGTGACCTGCCGCCACGAAGGCGGCGCGGCGTTCATGGCCTGCGCGGATGCGCGTCTGACGGGGCGCCCCGGCGTGGTGATGGTCTCGCGCGGACCGGGCGCCGCCAATGCCGCGATCGGCGTGCATGCGGCGCAGCAGGACGCCGTGCCGATGATCGTCTTGATCGGTCAGGTGCCGAAAAAGGACGTGCGCAAGGAAGCGTTCCAGGAAATCGACTATCAGAAGATGTTTGGCTCCATGGCCAAGTGGGTGGTCGAGGTGACCACGCCCGAGGAGCTCGCGGTTGCCGCGTTCAAGGCCGTGCGGGTCGCGATGGCGGGCACGCCCGGGCCGGTGGTGATGGTGGTGCCCGAAGACGTGCAACAGGCGTTGGTGGACCAGCACGACTGGATGGCAACGCCTGAAAGTCCTACACAACCCGCGCCGGATGGCCTGGCGCACGTCCACACGCTGCTGTCGCGCGCGCACAAGCCGCTGATCATCGCGGGCGGCGAATTCAACCGTCCTGGCGGCCGCGAAGCGCTGATGCGTCTGGCAGAGCGTCACACCATTCCGGTGGCGGTCTCGTTCCGCCAGCACGACCTGTTTCCCAACACGCATCCGCTGTATGCGGGCGACCTCGATCTGTCGACGCCAGCCGCGCAGGTGGCGGCGCTGGATGCGAGCGACCTGATCCTGGCGCTGGGCACACGGCTGGGCGACATCACGACGCAGGGCTATACGTTTCCCGCGCACCCGCGGCCGCGGCAGACGCTGGTGCACTGCTATCCGGACCCGCACATCGTGAATCAGCATTTCGCGGCGGATGTGGGATGGGTGGCGGATCCCACAGTTACGGCGGCGGCACTGGCCGATCTGCCGCCCACGGGCGAAGGGCTGGCGCGCGACGACTGGGCCGCCACGCTGCGCGCGATTCGGGAACGGATGGCGGCATGGCCGAACGCAGCGGGGCGCGCCGCAGACGACCGCATTCCTTTCTCCGTGGTAGTCCAGGCACTGGCGGCGCAGGCGCCCGCGGACGTGGCGATATGCCTGGACGCCGGCACCTTTGCCGCGCCGGTCTACCGGCATTTCCCGTTCGTGTATCCGCAAAGGCTGCTCGCGTCGCAATCGGGCGCGATGGGCTACGGGACGCCGGCGGCCATTGCCGCGCAGTTGCGCGATCCCACGTGCCGGGTCGTCTGCATGGCCGGTGACGGCGGCTTCACGATGACCGGCAATGAAATGGCCGCAGCCGCCGAACGCGGGCTGCCCATTCTGTTCATCGTCGCCAACAACAACTGCTACGGCTCGATCCGGCTGCACCAGGCGCGCACGTATCCTGGACGCTACGTGGGCACGGATCTGGCCAGCCCCGACTTCACGATGATGGCGCGCGCCTTCGGCATCCAGTCCGAATACGTGACGCGCACCGATCAGGTGCATGACGCGATTGCGCGTGGCCTGGCCGCGGACGCGCCGTACCTGCTGGAAGTGCGCAGCAGCCTGGGGGCCATCCTGCCCGCGGGCGTGAGCCACGCCGCAGGCGTCGACTTGGCGCCGCGCGGCGAGCCTTAA